A single genomic interval of Candidatus Brocadiaceae bacterium harbors:
- a CDS encoding helix-turn-helix domain-containing protein, protein MSQDAQAALRRRAVDAVLAGMKQTAAAVAFGVTRQAVGNWMKAYRRGGHAALAAHKRGPKRPRRKLMGWQAAAVCNTIRDRHPEQIKLPFFLWTSDAVRQLIRRKYGVAVSSRSVRRYLARWGFTPQKPVRRAYERDPEAVRRW, encoded by the coding sequence TTGAGTCAGGATGCCCAGGCGGCCCTGCGCCGCCGCGCCGTCGACGCCGTCCTGGCCGGCATGAAGCAGACGGCCGCCGCCGTGGCGTTCGGCGTCACCCGCCAGGCCGTCGGCAACTGGATGAAGGCCTATCGCCGGGGCGGCCACGCTGCCCTGGCCGCCCACAAGCGGGGTCCCAAGCGCCCGCGCCGAAAACTCATGGGCTGGCAGGCCGCCGCCGTGTGCAACACGATCCGGGACCGCCATCCCGAACAGATCAAGCTGCCCTTCTTCCTGTGGACTTCGGATGCCGTCCGGCAGCTGATCCGGAGGAAGTACGGCGTCGCCGTCTCGTCCCGCTCGGTGCGACGCTACCTGGCCCGCTGGGGGTTCACGCCGCAGAAGCCGGTTCGCAGGGCCTACGAGCGCGACCCCGAAGCGGTCAGGCGATGG